The Brassica napus cultivar Da-Ae chromosome C1, Da-Ae, whole genome shotgun sequence DNA segment acacaattaatagaaaatttatattaaagattaaaaatgtaagtaaaaaattagaatacctACCGCAAACTGAGGAAACCACAAAACCTGCTtatcggtagggaagtgagtgaaagtcggatgtcccttgtcgagggccgagtacatcatacggttgatccatgcgctgatcccgttcccggatcggttgaacctaataaaaagaacaaacggttaataatgaatccaaatttaaagaaaaaaaatgtttaattaccatgtttgaccccgtccatgtggatacggagtgagatacggaagatggtcacggccgggctgttgaaccaactccgcaacactcatcactcccggaggacccggaggagcaggagcggatgcagcagcgggagcgagaggagcaggagcgggtgcagcagagggagatgtatggttggagctgtggggcgaaggggaatcctgaaaatggctggaatcccgagactggctccccgtaccaccacgaccacgacgctgtcgaggccgggtctgatcatcatgagacctgtaaattaaaaaatatatttaataaatacagaaatagataaattaatttttaaaaaaaaaaaatctcaaataatagtttttaatcacaaaaaaagatttatagatattaaaaatatttaataaatatataaaaatagttctaataaacaaaaaatagttttaataaataaaaaatagtttaataattacaaaaaatagttttaataatatatatatatatatatatatttttttaaatctcaaataatagtttttaatcagaaaaaaagttttatagatattaaaaatgttttgtaaaatccaaaaaatcgaatttatatacaaaaaagattttgtaacatccaaaaaatcgattttatatacaaaaatcgattttataaatacaaaaataataaaaaattataaaaaaaatctaaatcaattcaacaaaacaaattattcaaccaaatcacaattctaaacatattatacaaccaaatcacaatcctaaccaatcatcctaacaaaaatctatcaaaactacacaaaaaacTAACAAATAGAACCAAAGAGAGTgcgatagggtccttacatgatttgtgtaagagaagggggagatcgccggagatatcgtcggatttgagggggaaatcgccggagagaagagaggagtcgcgcagaggaagaagagagaaatggggaagaagaagtggctagtggttataaaacctagggtccgacggatattatccgtcggaattctaatttcaattttcgcgaaatatttgcctggtaaaatgaaaatattccgaggaaattatgacggatagtaaaatatccgtcggaatttcctcggaatattctgaggaaataccgaggaactagtgtttggggtttcaaaacatcaatttttttttgccgtatttcatttcttatacaattgtaatgcataccattgaggattctttgtatagatgagcataaaccatgaaataacaaatttcaaaactaattgaaagtattctctttaccgttcattaaaaggtataagtgtttctcttatgttgtgggatttcgttcatacaataggaaaagtgttaattatacggtaaggaacaaattttgacttcataatgaacgtaagacacttaataagggttatataggtgttattcaaaccgcaaagcgttgttttcggtttaaaaaccctatttcctaggaaaagcctcggaatattccgagggaattccgaggaaacccttttcttcctcggaattccgtcgaaatattccgaggaaattccgaggaactagtgtttggggtttcaatactttaatttttttttttaaaacggatcgatcgatgtatatatgtacaaaacatcatcgatcgatagagtatatcaggtgttcctcggaatttcctaggaatattccgaggcttttccgaggaaacaaggtttggggtaacaatgtgatcgatcgagaacaaaatctcgtacgtttttttataaacggatcgatcgatgtatatatatccaaaaacgcatcgatcgatcactaagatggaccaaagcgtaacaatgtgatcgatcgataaGATTATCCCACCGATCGATCAagaatatcaagtgttcctcggaatttcctcggaaaatctcgtaagtttttttataaacggatcgatcgatggatatatgtccgaaaacgcatcgatcgatcactaagatagaccaaagcgtaacaatgtgatcgattgATTAGAttatccaatcgatcgatcgagaatatcaagtgttcctcggaatttcctcggaaaattccgaggctTTTCTAAGGAAAGAggaagtgttcctcggaatttcctcggtatttcttaaaaaaaaaaaaaaaatcaatggtagtctgtttccgagtcatcatcactagatgaatctgaatctggatcttggtgaaactctccaatcactggttcatcctctacgtgaacgacggcttcctctctgaagtcggttaaatcgactattaggccaactccagctaaatcttatgctgcacttaagttgccggatgtgcttggttgtagtgggtcttccagctcagaacttccctgaactcggtctctcgggttgagtcgtgtaacagtaacccatggatcatctctgttccttacccgggggtacttgatataacaaacctgtaacatttagaaaattattagtaaaattataaattaatacacatgatgatgaattattctgaataattaacatttaattacctgatcggcatGTGAATGCATAttctcgagtacaaaatctcggatatgacttcacaacaaagtttggtccaacgaccatctcacgtatccaatcgtcaaatgtttcacctctggccaaaccagcagacacctattaatagcacatatatatatgttatatcaataaatgtgaattagtataaatatgtgataaaatatattttaatttgtttaaagcactcacataagtaaacatccatccagtaaattctctctgcttcatttcttctagttcgtcctctgtggcgtatctatactcgaaccgcttttctgtcatgaaaatcctgtatatgatgacaataatgtaattaattaagatttaaatttcaacttgttaaaataaaaatttgtaagctaatttatttacctctcatattgaagaacgtcttcgcagttggtgagcaaatatgtttgcaaatgactgcgctcctgctcagtaagtcgacggtcctttggttttccgctaagtcgtccaacgtctgtgaaaatgtctggaaccgtaacatgatatgttgcccgttcgcctctatcatcatgccgagcaggtcttctgtttttggtctgaacttctgctggaaagtagtactcggcaaagtttgaagtttcttcattgatcatctgtgcgactatagaaccttccaccctacttaaatttttcaccatcttcttcaaatggaacatataccgctcatactgatacatccatctatactgcacaggaccaccaagttccaattctcttgccaggtgaataacaagatgctccataacatcaaaaaatgagggaggaaatatcttctcaaggttgcactgaatcacggctatgttagtcttcaaattttcaatacattcaagagtcactgatctcgtgcataaatcgcggaagaaaccacttagccctgcaattgcttcatgaacatttcgtgctaatagttccttgaaggcgaacggaaggaggcgctgcatcattacatggcaatcgtggcttttcaaggcagtaaactttccttcctttctgtcgatacagttacgcaaatttgatgcgtaaccgtctggaaattccacatcgtttgaaatccaatcaaagaacacatgttttccctctgcatcaagtcggtatatgggaaaaggagccctaccattctcatcaacatgaagttttgaacgagcacatatatcgactaaattcagtcttgacttcaaattatcctttgttttaccttgaacattaaggatcgtgttcatgagattttCAAAAaggttcttctcaatatgcatgacatctaaattatgccttagcagatgatcctcccagtatggcagatcccagaaaatacttttttgtgccagttatgttgttctccaacagcatctaccggaaaacgctcatgtccaccgacgtctggcgtcctttctgcaccaaaatctcttagttgtatcttcaaatctttcccacaaatttccggaggtggaatgtcaaacaccctcttgttcttcgtaaacaaattcctactcctacgatatggatgatcaggtggtaggaatctcctgtgacagtcaaaccaacacgttttctttccgtgttttagttggaaagcatcagtgttatcttgacaatatggacatgatagccttccatgcgttgtccatccagacaacatagcATAtactggaaaatcacttattgtccacattagtactgcccgcatttgaaagttttctttacacgaaacatcgtatgtttcagcaccttgagcccatagttgttgcaactcatatattagtggctgaagaaacacatcaagtgatctcttatgatgctctggtccgggaacgagaatcaagagaaacaaaaactctcgtcgcaagcacaagtttgggggtaggttgtatggtgtaagaatgacgggccatagagaatactgtcttccactcttgccaaacggactgaaaccatcagtacataatccaaggtagacatttcttctctcatacgcaaagtcgggatactttgattggaaatgcttccacgcttttgcatctgaaggatgtctgatctcaccatctgttgagtgctccgcatgccatctcattggttgcgctgtgcgttcagacagatacaacctctgcaacctttccgtcaaaggtaaatatcacatccttttatatggcactggaactcttccacttgtatttttataacgaggctttccacaaaatttgcatgtaacacgctgttcatccgccctccaataaatcatgcagttgtcgctgcatacatctattacctgatacgataaaccaagaacagctacgagtttctgaacctcgtagtatgaaccaggagctacattatccttgggtagaataccttttacaaaatcagcaatcgcatccacacagtcttcagccaaattataatctgttttaatgcccatcaatcttgtagcagatgataaagctgaatgaccatctctgcaaccttcgtacaatggttgctttccagcatccaacataccataaaatctcctagcttgtgcattgggtaaatcttcccctctaaaatgatcatttaccatctgctcagtacctacaccataatctacatccgttctaattggttcttcaaatctaaccgctggctgaggttcgctagtactaccatgttcataatcagtttccccatgatgataccaaattttgtaacttcgtgtaaacccactcaaatatagatgagtccaaacatcccactctttaataatctttctatttttacaattagagcaaagacatcttaacatacctgttttgcttccggttgttggtgaactaaccccatgaattcggttatacctcgttggtatattcttccgtaagcaatctcgtgttcggatccaaatgaggtcgatcgatccaagaacgaaaataatttgaagaagacatattttttatgaatcaaattcatgtgtaaatagagtaagagggaggatgaagatatggagtgaatgaagaggaagaggagtgcttgtatttatagtttaaatcctgccgacagaccgaggaaatttcgacggaattccgacgccaacggctagttcgtcggaatttcctcggaattttgtaaaatccaccaacggctctccaacggctataatatttcctctgaattcatcggttttttccgaggaacatatatttcctcggaatttcctcggaatttcctcggaatattccgacggattgatatttcctcggaattccgtcggtatattccgaggaaattccgaggaaaccaaattttgtgtttcctcggaatttcctcggaaattcctcgggatattccgaagatttcattttccgtcggaatgtccgtcagaatatcgctgttttcttgtagtgagttcAGGATGACAAAAATGTACAATAAAACGTTATGTACTAGCACTTTAAATTGTGTGACATTTTAAACAACTATATGTAGTAGTTAAAtcacaatacatacaatacatGCTCAACCACTACCCTACATGAAAGTCAAAATCTTAGCCAACAAGCATTTTGTTGGCATCATCGTTAGCAATAATTCATTTATCCTTCATTTAACCAAATCCTAAATTGCTATAAATAGCTACTCACCACCATTTCTCaagacacagacacacacaaagaagaaaaccaaaccaaattattTGTTTCTAAGCGGGAAAGATGAACCAAGAAGAACAAGTACAGGTTTTGGGGTTATGGGGAAGTCCTTTCAGCAAAAGAGTAGAAATGGTCCTGAAACTTAAGGGCATACCGTATGAATACATCGAAGAAGATGTTTATGTTCAGAAGAGCCCTAGGCTTCTCAAATTAAACCCTATACACAAGAAAGTGCCTGTCCTCGTCCACCAAGGCAAATCGATAGCTGAGTCTCTGGTTATTGTCGAATACATTGAAGATACTTGGACGACAAGTTACCCTATGTTGCCTCACGATCCTTATGAACGCTCTATGGCCCGTTTTTGGGCTAAGTATGCGGATGATAAGGTACACACATGTTGATATATATGGAATTTTATAGTGAAAACATTCATTTTTGTCCACCTAAACCGCAAATTGATCATAATCGAAGCGATTTTcggaaaacatttttttttaaagctgtTTATATAGCGTCTTATTAATTACCGTGTCTACCGCTTTTTTGAACATTGCATTTTTGTAATATCACATGTTATCAAAACACACATTTATCACCAAATATGCATGTTTGAAAAGcgttaatttgatacaatttTGATTACATCACATAGCTTTTTTCTTAGGAGAGTgttgttaaatttatttacaaattagaGAATAGTTATGCAAAAAACTGCTTGGATTTATCGTCTAGTTACAACTTACAAGCAAACACCAATATTGTTCTGTATGTTTTAGGTAATGTCAACATTGTGGAAGGCTTGTTGGGGACCTGAAAGCGAAAGAGAGAAGATGGTAGAAGAAGCCTATGACGGTTTGAAATACCTCGAAGAAGAGCTTGGAGATAAACAATTTTTCGGAGGAGAGACAATTGGTCTTGTTGATATAGCAGCTGATTTCATAGCATATTGGTTTGGAATTGCGCAAGAAGCTTCAGGTGTGATGATCATGACCGCAGAGAGGTTTCCAAAACTTCAACGTTGGTCGCAGAATTTCGTTCGGAATAATATTATTAAGGAAGTCTTGCCGCCTAAGGAGAAGCTCATGGCTCTTTTCAAAGCCCAATTTGGAAATAACGCATCCAATGAAGCGTAATAAGACAAAGACTCTCTTACTTTATGAAAAGTATGTATGTTATATCTAGAAAGTCTGCTGTTTGtttgcacacaaaaaaaaagaagctgtttgtatgttgtctttgtttttattaCGTGTATTATTTGTTAAACTTTCCCAACTTTCTATAATGGTTATAGTCTCTAGAAGGAACattcaaacaaaatatgaaGTTGGACAATTTATTGAAGATTTAGTGGAAACACACTAAAACAAGTGTGTTGCAAGGGAAATAAGCATCGCAATTCCGTTGCAAATCGTCATTTGCGAAATTACTGCAAGGGAACACATTCCGTTGCAAATCGCTCGTCGCAAATAAAAAACGGTCGCAATATCCTTGAAAATCTGCGAGAAAATGATTTCCGTCGCAAATTTGCAAGAGAATATTTTTCCTCGCAAATTTGCAAGCAACTAAATACCCTCGCAAAATTGCAATAGATTTGCAACAAAAACTTTCCCTTGCAAATTTTTTcaagtatattaaaaaaaaaactaaaaataagaaataaaaaatataaataaataaataaatatatatatatatatatatattgaaaccgGTACACTAAAGGAAAATGTATCTATTCCGatggttaaaaaaaacaatttgatataattaataaaaacaaatatgtaaatatataaacataaatacaaacaaaatacaagaaacctaaatctaagccGCCGCTGTCGTTCTCCTCCAGTCGTCTTTGTCCACCGCACTCTCAACGCTTCAGCCACCACCGATGCTTCTACTTCCGGCCATCGCATCCACCTTCCAGATTAGTGACTGATTTTGCGACTacgtatgaaaaaaaaaattaaaaaaaattaaattaaaataatattattattaactcATTAAAAATGTTATACTTATTAGTATTAATTTTTGTCCCAAATCGTAAATGGTTAGTGGTTAACCGGTTaacacaacaaaacctagatctaaaaaaaattaaccctagcCGCCACCACCGGCCTGCACCACCGCGTCTGCCTCCTCTGCTCTGCCCCTCCGCTCTGCCTCCTCCGTCAGCCATGCCACTGGCGCTGCTACATGCAAGCTCATCTGTCTTCCGCCTTGCCACTGCCGCTGCTCCACCTCGCCTTGCTTCCTCCAAccctaaaacaaacaaaatcagttcaaaacagagagaatagagagacagagagaggtCGAACCATGGTGTTGGTGGTGGGATGGCGAGCGTGCCGCCTTTATATGTCTCcagcttttcttcttctctgttgTCACACTCTCTCCGCCAGATCCAGTCCTCATCTACTAGATCCTTGAAAGTTAAGGCTGTAGAACTCGTTTCTTGCTGATAGAGGAGGAGCTTTGTACCTTCTCCGGTGAGAACACGACGACGCTTCAATGACGATGCTTCGTGAACTTAGGATgattagaagaagaaaagaggaaCAGACAAGATGAAGAAAGAAGAAtagttgataaaaattaaatagagaAGAGTGAGTTTAGTCGGttaggaggaagaagagaggagatttgacagagagagaggagaaggaGATGAGATTTTCGAAAAGAAGAATAATGGAGAAGTTGAAATGTGTCGACAGAAAGAAGAAACACAAGTCTAAGCAATCTTGACCATTGATTTCTTGTTATCAAGGGTTCAGATTTTCAATCCATACACCTTTCTTTTCAGCCAATAAAATACTAGcaaagatatttatttttcttttctttttttcaacgTATGGACGTGTATAGttcattttatgttttgattttatggatataatttaaatttgatattaCGCTTTTTTAAATGAAAGGTTTGGTGTTTATGATATAGGGTTTATTGTTAAAATTAGAAGTAAGAGTGATATTTTAGAGTTTTATGTACAAGTTAAAGATTTTGAGTATAGtgtttaaagtttaaattttaatttcgaaatttatttcattttcatttttagttAAATTTAGGATTAGATATTGGAGTCTGAAAATATTAGAGTTGTAAATTTTGTGTGTAAGattaattttaagtttagtGTATATGGAGTATAAGGTTTGAGGGTATGaaatttagatttaatttaAGTTTAGTGTATATGTAATTTGTATTTATGATAAAGGGTTTTAAGAAATCAAGGCTTGAGACTTAAGTTCATAACAATAGTTAATCAAATTTCGGAAAATATTTTTCGATGtacattttaaacattataaatgATTTAGT contains these protein-coding regions:
- the LOC106427885 gene encoding glutathione S-transferase U8, whose amino-acid sequence is MNQEEQVQVLGLWGSPFSKRVEMVLKLKGIPYEYIEEDVYVQKSPRLLKLNPIHKKVPVLVHQGKSIAESLVIVEYIEDTWTTSYPMLPHDPYERSMARFWAKYADDKVMSTLWKACWGPESEREKMVEEAYDGLKYLEEELGDKQFFGGETIGLVDIAADFIAYWFGIAQEASGVMIMTAERFPKLQRWSQNFVRNNIIKEVLPPKEKLMALFKAQFGNNASNEA